From Erinaceus europaeus chromosome 9, mEriEur2.1, whole genome shotgun sequence, one genomic window encodes:
- the LOC107522379 gene encoding uncharacterized protein LOC107522379, translated as MRSSDHLAPGTARCYAGSQRTRARRPRPALTGVRVFSREDLRSPPCKMAPAAGAGVARVRRGALGLPVPLHPLGSPRPQTAMATWAPAGWARPRRIAATPRAQRAAHPPRGEKGGGGRSRSFGPGAAHAHVPLPLIVRAAGWPRGLSRRVRTPPAPGTRCPVPSTRYPAPSARCPVPSTRRPVPSARYPAPGARYPAPGTRYPVPSTRYPAPGTQHPAPGTQYPVPSAQYPAPGAQHPAPRTQHPGPGAQYPAQLPAPSAQYPAAPSTQRPVPGTQPSTQRPVPSARYPVPSPAPGTQHPAPGAQYPVHSTQPSAQYPAPSTRYPAPSTQHPAPSTRYPAPSTRYPAPGTQRPVPSTQYPAPSTRYPAPSAQYPAPGTQRPAPSPAPSTRYPAPGTQRPAPSPAPSTQYPVPSTRYPAPSTQHPVPSTRYPAPSAQYPAPDRSRGLEPAGTLSFAHPVDSHPPAA; from the exons ATGCGCTCTTCCGACCACCTCGCCCCCGGCACAGCCAGGTGCTACGCGGGCTCCCAGCGAACGCGCGCGCGGCGGCCCCGCCCCGCG ctcacGGGCGTCCGCGTCTTCTCGCGCGAAGACCTGCGCAGCCCACCCTGCAAGATGGCGCCTGCCGCGGGGGCTGGGGTGGCGCGTGTGCGCCGCGGGGCTCTCGGGCTGCCCGTCCCCCTGCATCCCCTCGGCTCCCCCAGACCTCAGACGGCCATGGCCACCTGGGCCCCCGCGGGCTGGGCCCGGCCGCGCCGCATCGCCGCCACCCCACGCGCGCAGCGGGCAGCGCACCCGCCTCGCGGGGAGAAGGGAGGCGGCGGCCGCTCCCGGAGCTTCGGCCCCGGCGCCGCGCACGCGCACGTCCCGCTGCCGCTCATTGTCCGCGCCGCGGGGTGGCCGCGAGGGCTCAGCCGCAGAGTCCGGACACCCCCGGCGCCCGGTACCCGGTGCCCAGTACCCAGCACCCGGTACCCAGCACCTAGCGCCCGGTGCCCAGTACCCAGCACCCGGCGCCCAGTACCCAGCGCCCGGTACCCAGCACCCGGCGCCCGGTACCCAGCGCCCGGTACGCGGTACCCAGTGCCCAGTACCCGGTACCCAGCGCCCggtacccagcacccagcgcccggTACACAGTACCCGGTACCCAGCGCCCAGTACCCAGCGCccggcgcccagcacccagcgccccgTACCCAGCACCCAGGGCCCGGTGCCCAGTACccagcccagctcccagcacccagcgcccagtaCCCAGCAGCGCCCAGTACCCAGCGCCCAGTACCCGgtacccagcccagcacccagcgcccagtaCCCAGCGCCCGGTACCCGgtacccagcccagcacccggtacccagcacccagcgcccggCGCCCAGTACCCGGTACACAGTACCCAGCCCAGTGCCCAGTACCCGGCTCCCAGCACCCGGTACCCAGCGCCCagtacccagcacccagcgcccagcacccggTACCCAGCACCCAGTACCCGGTACCCAGCACCCGGTACCCAGCGCCCAGTACCCAGCACCCAgtacccagcgcccagcacccggtacccagcacccagcgcccagtaCCCAGCACCCGgtacccagcgcccagcacccagcccagcgcCCAGTACCCGGTACCCAGCACCCGgtacccagcgcccagcacccagcccagcgcccagcacccagtacCCGGTACCCAGCACCCGGTACCCAGCGCCCAGTACCCAGCACCCAGTACCCAGCACCCggtacccagcacccagcgcccagtaCCCAGCACCCG ATCGCAGCCGCGGCCTGGAGCCGGCCGGCACGCTGTCCTTCGCACACCCAGTGGACAGCCACCCACCCGCAGCCTAG